One window of the Pan troglodytes isolate AG18354 chromosome 12, NHGRI_mPanTro3-v2.0_pri, whole genome shotgun sequence genome contains the following:
- the MCEE gene encoding methylmalonyl-CoA epimerase, mitochondrial isoform X1, with protein MARVLKAAAANAVGLFSRLQAPIPTVRASSTSQPLDQVTGSVWNLGRLNHVAIAVPDLEKAAAFYKNILGAQVSEVVPLPEHGVSVVFVNLGNTKMELLHPLGRDSPIAGFLQKNKAGGMHHICIEVDNINAAVMDLKKKKIRSLSEEVKIGAHGKPVIFLHPKDCGGVLVELEQA; from the exons GGCTTTTTTCCAGACTTCAAGCTCCCATTCCAACAGTAAGAGCTTCTTCCACATCACAGCCCTTGGATCAAGTGACAGGTTCTGTGTGGAACCTGGGTCGACTCAACCATGTAGCCATAGCAGTGCCAGATTTGGAAAAGGCTGCAGCATTTTATAAGAATATTCTGGGGGCCCAGGTAAGTGAAGTGGTCCCTCTTCCTGAACATGGAGTATCTGTTGTTTTTGTCAACCTGGGAAATACCAAGATGGAACTGCTTCATCCATTGGGACGTGACAGTCCAATTGCAGGTTTTCTGCAGAAAAACAAGGCTGGAGGAATGCATCACATCTGCATCgag GTGGATAATATTAATGCAGCTGTGAtggatttgaaaaaaaagaagatccgCAGTCTAAGTGAAGAGGTCAAAATAGGAGCACATGGAAAACCAGTGATTTTTCTCCATCCTAAAGACTGTGGTGGAGTCCTTGTGGAACTGGAGCAAGCTTGA